In Pectobacterium brasiliense, the genomic stretch CACAGGAAAAGCAGCAGATAGAAACGGCATTTGAGCAGTCAACCACGCCGCGTAACTGGCTCTATACCAAGCGAGTCGCAGCCGGTTCAACGTCCATTGCACCGGATTTCGCTTACGATGATGGCCGCTTTATCTATCTCGGTTTTTCTCCCGTCAAAATCCTTCCATCGATCTTCCGGATCATTAACGGGCAGGAACAGACCGTAACACCCCGCATAGCCAAACATGGAAACTACACAGTCGTCGTCGTGCGTGCGCTGTCGCCACAGTTGGTGTTGCGCTACGGCAGCGCGGTGGTCGGGATTGAGAATACATCATTTGGCAACGCCACCGTTGGCAGCGGTGACACCGTTTCACCTGTCGTTACGCTGGAGGCTAAATGACTGATAAATCCATCCCAGAAACAACGGAAAAAACTGTGGCAGAGCTGGAGGCTGAAGCCCGTGAACGCGCCCGTTCAGCGATGGCGAGTCAGGCACCAGAGCAAAACACACCTCCCGGCCAACCTGAAGTGACCCGCTTCAAAAAAGCCTCCAGCCGCCGGACGCTGCTGGTCAGCCTGCTGAGTCTGGGCGCACTGATTGCACTGGCATTGGGTGGAGATCGCTTCCTTGTCGCATTAAAGCAACGCGATAATAAGGCGGTTGAAACCCCAGCACCGCCATCAGCCAGTACAGGGCAACATGAGCGTAAAAACCTCGGTATGGACAACAATCCGTTCGGCCTGTTCAGCCAGGACAAACAGGAAACCGCAACAGATAATCACCCAATACAGACGGCATCACCGTCAGAGCCACCTGCTTTAAATAAGGCGGCGGCACTGGTCGATAGCCCAAGTAGTGCCGCTGAGTCCACACAACGCGGTAATACTCAGGCTTCACAAACTGCACCTTCCGGCACACAGAGCAAAGACACACCTGCGACCATGTCTGGCACAGAGACTAACGACGTCAATCCCGGTGTCGCAAAAGTGACCAGTGTCAGGCGGCTTGGTCTCGACCCCAATCTCTACCTACCGGTTGATCGTTATATTCCGTGCTCAATGATGCAGCGTTTTGTCTCTGACGTGGGTGGTCGTATTTCCTGCCTCATCGGTGAAGATGTCTACAGCGCCAACCATTACGTGAAGTTGCTCCCTGCCGGAACCGTCGCCAGAGGCATCTACCGTACCGGAGCGCTGCAACATGGTCGGAGCCGGATGTTTGTTATCTGGACGGAATTACGCACACCGGAACCCGGCAGCCTGCAAATCCCACTGGTTGATACCGAAGCGACCGGCCCGTTGGGTGAGGCCGGGATTAGCGGCTGGATTGATACCCATTTCTGGGAACGGTTCGGCAATGCATTGATGTTGAGCACCGTACAAGATGTGGCTGCCGCCGCATCAGATTCAGCACCGGGGAAAGACCGCAATACCGATTACACCGAAAACACCCGCGCTGCCGCGTCAGAAATGGCGAAAACGGCCTTAGAAAACAGCATCAATATCCCGCCCACGATGTACCTCAATCAGGGCGATGTGATCGGCATCATGACCGGTACGGATATCGACTTCTCTTCCGTTTATCAACTGCGTCTAAAAAAGAGGTGGTATGAACGCTGAAAACCTGTCGCTGGATTTTATGAAAAACCAGTTGTTCGGCGATTATCTCAAACTGGATGGCCTGACGGAAATCGCCATTAACCGCCCCGGAGAGATCCACACCAAAATAAACGGTCGATGGCAGAAGCATGATTCTCCGGTTACGTTACGTCAGTGCCATGCTTTTGCCAAAGCACTGGCCTCATGGAATGAGGACAATATCGATGATACCTCCCCTATCCTTTCCGCCACATTAGGATCAGGTGAACGTGTCCAGACTATTATTCCCCCAGCCTGTGAGCGGGATACTGTATCGATTACGCTGCGAAACCCGTCATTTGAGCAGAAAACACATCAGTCCTGGATTGATGCCGGTTTTTATAATCGGATAGCCGGTAAGGAGAGAAATGAAGGTAAAGATGATGAACTGACCCGATGCTACAACAATGGTGATATTCCAAGCTTTATCGAAAAGGCCGTCGAGTACGGTAAAACGATCTTTATTGTTGGTGAAACCGGCTCTGGTAAAACCACCTATATGAAGACGTTGCTGCACTATATTCCGTCACATCTCAGGCTAACCACGATTGAAGATAATCCTGAAATCCGTTTTTACCACCACGCTAATTATGTGCATCTGTTTTACCCGGCAGATGCCGGAGATGATGCGATTATCACGCCCGGCAAACTTATTCGGGCAAATTATCGAATGAATCCGGATCGGATTCTGCTGGCGGAAATTCGTGGGCGGGAAGCGTGGGACGCGCTGAAAATTATCGGTTCAGGGCATGAAGGCCTTATCACCTCCCTGCACGCAGGCAGCCCGGAAGAATGTATTGAAGGGATCATTGACCGCTGCTATGAGAACCCTGACTGCAAAAATATCCCGTTCGATGTGTTGTTACGCAAGGTGCTTAAATGCGTGGATATCATCGTCAGCGTAGATATTCACGGTGATATCCGTCGGATGGGGGATATTTATTTCAAACCGATACACCTTCATCAAATGAAAGAAACCTTCAGATAAAAAATAGCTAAATCACTTGTTATTTCCAATAAAGGTATTTGATATGAAAACGATCCTATTCACCGCCTGCCTTTTCTGCATGAATTTACTACTGCCCTCTATCGTAATGGCCGCTGATGCCTGTGAGATTGTTTTATGTCTGTACGGTAAAGCAACCGGTAACGGCGGAGGAAATGAATGTCAGTCCGCTGAACATTCCTTCTTTACTATTGTGAAAAAGAACAGACACGGATTTCACCCTAGCCGTACTGCCGATGCCCGAAAAGCCTTATTACTCGAATGCAAATCAGTCGACCCCAAAATTATCGACCAGATAATTAATAAATTTGGCCGCGTGCGTAACTGAATTCAAAGAAAAACGGTAATAGCAATATCGGGATTATTACCGTTCCTCCTGTCAGCTCTGGATGGAAAACTCGACACCGATCGTGACGGTTTTAGGCTTTTAAATTTATGCGAATAGCAGAAATTTAAAAGTGGCGTAAGGCGAGTAAATTCTATTTCGCAGAAATAGCTAATTTGCGTCGCTGAACCCATCTGCAAACAGCCGCGCCCACGCGGATTTTGCAGGCCGGGGGGAGCCGAATAAATTTCGCCGCCCCAGCGAGCGAAAAGCTATCGCCCACGATAGCGGTTTATTTGGGGGGCTTGCCCCGCACACCGTCGCAGCTAAGTCTCCGGCCAAAAGCCGGTAGCGTGGCGCGACCACCCGCTTTGAAGGCGTTTTCCCATTTTTTCGCTTGGCCGGAACGGACAAAAGAAAAAATAGGCGAAAAACGGCGTCTCAAAGGGGGTGGTCGCGCGTAGCGGGCGACGGTGTGCCGCCTTTGACCTTGGGGGTTTTGGCGCGGCGTCCAGCCACGACATTACCCCCATGTGACAGGGAATAAGGGCGTCCAGCCCGCATGTACTGGCGCACGCCGTTTAGTGCAGGGAAGCATGCTTTCCTGCACATGGCCGCACAGCGGCCACCTTCTTAGCCCCAGACGTTCGCCCCGCCTTTTCGCCCAACACCGTGGGGCGAATTGATGGGGCGATGCGTTGGGGCGAGTCGCGGACAAAGGAGGCACCATGATGTTAAATAAGCTTTCCATTTCACTGTCGCCGATAGTAAATGGTGTGCTGTCCTTTATTGATGTTATGCAACAGCATCAATTGATGCTGGCGCTATTATCGGGCCTGACTCTGCCGTTTTTCGCTTCAATGAAAATCGACGATCGGCAGAAAGCCCCGTTATGGAAAAAGTTGATCATTACTTTTTCCCTGCTGTGTTTCCTGTTTGGCACAGTCGGCCCCTTACTTATTAGCGTTTTCAGGTGGCTTTATAACGTTCGGATACTTACCCGCATTCCCATTCTGGACTGGTCAATATTAATTATATTTACCGTGGCAGGGCTTATTCTCCATATTAGTCTGCGTCGGGCATTAACGCCTGAACTGGATAAAATAAAAAAACGACTCATCAAAAAGACCAGTCTTGAACGGGAATTACGCACAGATGTACGCACGGTAAAATCCCTGCTGCCGGAAACGCTGCATTATAATCCGCTGGATTATATCAACCTAAATAAGGGTATTTTTATCGGGATAGACCGTGATGAAAAACCGATGTATCTCCCGTTAAAAGACTGGCAAAGACAACATGCAGATATTATCGGCACCACCGGAGCCGGTAAAGGTGTAGCAACCGGTATATTGCTTTACCAAAGTATCCTGGCTGGTGAAGGTGTATTTATTATGGACCCAAAGGATGATGAATGGGCGACGCATCTTTATCGCAAGGCCTGCGAGGATGCAGGCAAACCCTTTGCCTTAATTGACCTGCGAAAAACGCAATACCAATTAAATCTGATTGAAAATATTACGCCTGACGAACTGGAGGAATTGTTTGTTGCGGGATTCAGCTTGGCGGAAAAAGGTCAGGAATCCGATTTTTATCGTATCGACGACCGAAAAGCGGCACGTATGGCGGCACAATTTGTCAGCAGTCATCCCTCTTCGACTATCCGCGATATTTATAACGGCGAATATGTTCAAGGTATCGCGGAGGATATCAAAGCCTTTTTCGGCAAAATTGAAGAGCTGGCGTTGCTCAATGCCATCAACGCGCCGACAGGATTTTCACTCCAATCGGTTTTTGGTGAAGGTGGCTGCTGCTATATCATCGGCTCAATGCGCAATAGCAAGATTATCACCGCCCAGCGAATGCTGCTGGTACGACTTTACCAATTAGCAGAAAGGCGCGACCGGGTAAAAGAAACGCCCCGCCCCATAGCCATCTTTCTTGACGAACTGAAATACCATCTGTCAAAACCAGCGCTGGAGGGGTTAGGCGCAGCACGGGATAAAGGCGTACATATCATCATGGCCCATCAGTCCGTCGCCGATTTGAAAGACTGCCCGGCGGATTTAAAAGGCGATGCTGTTGTCGGTGCAGTCGTTGAAAACGCTAAATTCAAGCTGGTATACCGCGTTATGGACCCGGATACAGCGGAATGGGTAGCGAGAATGTCTGGCACCATCTTAGTGGATGATGAAATCCGCAAAGCCAAAACTGATGCCGTACTGACGGAAACCATCGACGGTGAACGAACTATCAGACAGGCAGAGCGTTTCTTTATCGACAGCAATATGATCCTGAACCTGCCCGACTTTGTCAGCTTTATCTTTACGACGAGAACGCTTCCCTCCGCCTCACTGATTTCCCCCATTAAGGTACAAAAACGCGAACTGGAGATCTATTCCGTGTCTCCGGATATTGCCGCGTCGGCAGTACCGGCAAAAATCGCGCTGGACTTCGACGAGGAAGGAGCGACATCCGCTTCAACGACCAATGTCGCGGCAACCCAGCCTGACCTTTTATTTGAAGGGGAAAGTAAATCAGCAAAACCGAGATCTGATGATGACGAAACACCGTCCTTGCTCAATTTTTAGGAGGCATAATGCTTATCGCAACGCATAGCGAGCGCACCGCCCGCAACAGCGAGAAGATAAAAAGGCTGCTGAATTTCCTGAAGGAAGAAACCTACAGCGACTTTAAAACGCTGATGCTGTTGTTTGGTTTCAGGGATCACAAATCGCTGTATACGCTGCTGACAAAAATTGAACGAATGGGGTTAATACAAAAGCATGTGTTTGAATCACGGACGATGAAAATGTCGTTGTGGGGCATAACCAGCGACGGACTGGCTATCGTTTTAACGCCGGACGACGGCATTTTCCCGGCACGCTTTGAACCGTCAAAAATCACTGGCTGGACGCTGGAGCACCACCTTGATAATCAGGTTGCTAGGCTCATCCTGGAGAAAAAAGGCGCATCCAGATGGGTAAACGGCGATCGCTCAACGTTCCTCAGCCAGTATCAGGTCAAACACCGTCCAGATGGACTCATCACACTCCCTGACGGACAGGTCATCGCAGTAGAAACCGAGCGCCGCCTGAAAACCAAAGCTCGCTACCAGACGATTATCGCCAGCCATTTGCTGGCCCGGACACAAAAGAACTGGATTTACGTCTTTTATATCGTACCGGACCTACAGAAAAAACGGGCGCTTGAACTGCTGTTTGGCAGCATCAAACACGTCATCATTAATCATCAACCTATCCCTCTGGAAGCACGTCACCGCAATGTTTTTCGTATTTATACTCTCGACGAGCTGCGACAACTGGAGCCGAGGCAATATTCATAAGCTGGATCTGGCGTTGCCAAATCTCATGGTCGGCTAAGAGCGAGGTGCGGACGGTGGCATATAATGGTTTGTACTCGATAGTTACAGGATAAGAATACCGGTTATCATGAAAAATTGTAGCAATAGGAGCAGGGATGAAAGTCGCGGACAATAAAGATATCCCTTTACCTGGCAGCGTTGAAATCCAGCCTGAGTTTTGGCTTGTAATCGAAGATGTTGTGTCGAGGCTTACTCTTAGCTTTCATGAGATTATACATAGTATTTACGTGTATGGCAGCGTGGCTGAAGGCAGAGCGAAGACAGGCAAGTCTGATTTGGATATGACAATTATTTTCAGGCAAAAACTCGCTCAAACGACTACAGAACAACTTGCCAAAATTCACGCCGAGCTTGAAAGAAACAATTCTACAGTCAGTAAAATTGATTTTGATTGTGGGTTTCTGGAAGAGGTACTCTCCCAGGATAATATACTGAGCTGGGGATACTGGCTTAAACATCATTGTCGTTGCGTTTATGGCGAGGACCTGAGCCAATATTTTCAGCCTTTTAAACCTTCAAGAGCTATTGCGGTAGCCGTGAATGGTGACTTCCAGCAGGTACTGAGCAGGCTAATTACGCAAATGAAAATGTCATCTGACGTAATCAAAAAGCAGCAACTTCTTTGTTCGGCTGCGAGAAAGCTCATCAGATCAACCAATATTCTGCGCAATGAACAGGACGATGAGTGGCCTGATTCGCTCAACGAGCACCGCAACTGGTTCATTGCCCGTTACCCTTCTTTAGAAAAGGATATAGACGATCTAATGGCAATAGGTACCGGGGGCAGAGGAAACCTGAATGATTACGAAAAACGACTTATAACTTTTGCAAGTTGGCTTAACGCTGAGTTTCTCCGTTATTAACGTGTGAGGATGTTGATTGCAACTCATCATCACAACAACAATGTCCGCTCCTGGCACACAGGGGATATCCAGGCCTCTTCGGCCACCGCCTGACGGGCTGCCAATTTCGCCCAGCGCAGGAGGAATTCACTCCCAGATTTCAGCAGGTATGAATTCAATGATGCATGTCCAGGTTGTGGCTATACAGAAAAATGTACAGTACAGCAGAGCGTATGGCTCAGCGATGATAAGGACCGTCCATGAAAGGCGTTAAGTTTCACCCGTATGTTGGAGATAAATACTATGACAGCCATTACGGTGTGCGTGTAATGGTACTCGGGGAGTCACATTATGGTGACAGGCAGGATATGGCACCTGATTTCACGCAATACGTGGTTAAAGAGCATGCCCTGAAGCCCGGTCTTCCTTTTTTCAGTAAGCTGACCAATGTTCTGAGGGGTTGTACTGAATGCCCTTCGGAAGAAGAACGAAATGAAACCTGGCGGCATGTTGCCTTTTACAACTACATCCAGGAGTTTGTTGGTGAAGGGGCCCGAATTGCACCCACTCCGGATATGTGGACGTCGGCACAACTGCCGTTCATTGAAGTGGTGAAACAGCTGGAGCCGAACGTCATTCTGGTGCTCGGCATCCGGCTCTGGAACACAATGCCGGACCTGCCCCTCGAGTACCCCGTAGAATGGTGTAGCATCCTGCACCCCAGCAGCGGGATGACTTATGAGTCGGCTATTGCGGCTCTTACAGCATCGGTTAAGAAATCAGGCGGGTTTTTCCTGTAGTAAAAATAACGGTGGGCGGTATATCTGGAGTTGCCCCTGGATATCTGGACGGGCCGCCCATACTGCCCATCAGCCAGATACTCTCGCCTCACATACTGAATGCCCGATACTTGACCGACAGCTACGAGTGATGAGCGCAAGTTCGCTTTCAGGGTAACCTAATCCACATGCTAGAGGATCTCTAAAAGAGAATGGTTCGTTTAAGCGGAATAATTACAGTGCATATTCTTGAAAAAGAATACAACATGTGTTTATTGCTGCAATTACTGCACTTATGATAAACGAAACCTTAGTAAACTAGCCATTTTTCAACTAACCCAAATAGTTTTTTTAGGAAATTTAAAAATGAGTGACTTAAGCCCAACTCTTGCCTTTCGGACGAAAAGGGGTACCTTTGCTGGTCCGTTTTTAAATGAAGCTCAACTTACTGGGTTGCTGCGCCTCTACAGAGACCAGGTCTCTCCTTCTGGTGCGACGTTTCCGGATCTGGCGCCGGTAATCTACAGCCTGGATAGACTCATTTCTGACGGGGTCGCTGAGCAGTCCAGACGTGCACAAGCGTTTTTTAGCCAGCAACAGGTGTTAGAGCAGGAACGTCAGCTTGCTAAAAGTTATGAGCTTCTCTTTGGACAGTGGAACTATGCAAGCTCCATTGTTGATCCAAAAAAGAAAGCAGATCAGTGGGATAAGGTGGTTGATAATGCCTGCGGCGTTCTTTATGACTTGCGTGAAGCGATGCCCCTCGAAAAATCAATAAGCCACTGGGGCAAAGATTTATCATACAAGATTCAGCAAATTGGGCGTATGTACACTGAAGCTTTATTGTTCATCATCTATGGCAGGGCATCGTATGAGCCTCTCTCGCTTGTTAATGATCCCCGGCCACGGCAATATATTTGTGAAATTAAAGAAATAATTAGCTCTTATTTTGATGGTGAAAATAAAGCAAATCTGCTGTTAAGCGCAGCTTTACATAAGACAACACACTACGAGAAGGTAGGCGTTCTGACAGGTTTTAACACTCAAACTGAAGCAGATGCTTTCTTATTCAAAAACATCAAAGCGATCAAACCTGTTCGCATATCCGACCCAAACTCAATGATGGATTTTTACATGCCGGATGTGCAGGATGCGTACAGCCGAACTATCAGATCTGAACGTTATCCAGATAGGCAGTGGATGGTAGTTTGTGCCTTGTGGGATCTTCACCGACGAGTCAGCCAGCTTGAATATCTTCTTGATGCACTGGAAGAACAAGAGGCAGAGCCGGATAGAAAAGCCGCCTGTGAAACACAGGAAATTATCACAGCGGTACTCGAGGAAAGGTTTACTTTGCTTGATCGCTAGCCATCTTAAAAGTTGATAGTCTGGAATGAGAATCTTATGCTACACCCTCTGACAGCCCTTCTAGAGTTAATAAACTAGCAGTAATAACTTCCGCTTCTGGCACAGAGCGGACAGAGAGTAAAATCACCAAGCACCTTGAACAGCGCCGTCTGATGCTGCAATGGTGGGCTAATTTTCCGGATGCTAACAGCAGCGGTCTGGTTAGGCTGTTTGACAGTATCAGAACGGTGGCAAGGAACGGTATTCCGGTTCCGTTTGACGACAGATGTTTCTGTTCCGCACTATCGACGAACTGGAACAGGCTTCCGTCAGCCACGATTAAAGGCAATGCTTGTTTAACAGAATAGAAATAAACGTCAGAACCCGTCGATGAGGAAGTCTATTGCAGCCTTTATCTGAGAACGGTACTGCGAAGCATCACAAAACACCGCACCCAGGGCCTGGACAGGGATACTTGCCAGCTCGTGGGTCATTACGGCGTATTCTTTGTCGTCCGTCAGCATGACGACGGGGACAAGGCGATCCGGTCGGCGGCCTGCCGGATACTTTTCAATAGGGAGCAATGGGATCACTATCCGACGATTCAATTGTCCAATAATATCGCTCGTGACATCGAGCAACAGCGGGTAAACGACGCTTTTCCCGGTATTACCGTATACACTGAATTGCATGGCTAAAACGTCCTGTATTCATCACTGAAACAGCCGTTTTCATCATGAAAACGATTTAATGCGTCGATAGCCTCCCTGTTTTCTTCCTGCCATATTTTCGCTTCATGACGGCGAAGCTCCGCATCCAGTGCGGTTGACAGAGTAGCACTTAGGTTAATACCCGCTTCACGCGCTCTTACCAGTAAGGCACGCTCCACCGTCATGGTCACGCTCTGCGTGTTGCGTTGTTTCGCGGTCATGGTTTCTCTCCTGCATGAAACACGTGCACATTACACGGCACAATACACTTATCATAACACCAAAAACAGGCCCGGCTACCGTTGCAGTCCTGCAAACTTCACAGTCAGTCGTCATACCTGAGCCGTCGTTTACAGCAATCACCGATGTACAAACGTCGTTTACGGGATGCGCGGACTCTTTGCCGCCCGCACCCGCAGCCTGCGAATTTTCCGGGCATATTATGTCCAGAAAATTCGCAGGGAAATTTAAACATCTCTCACCTTCCCTGCCCCGCAATAAGCTTAAAGCCGCACTCCTTTGCGGCTTTATCATCTCCGACTCAAATCTTATCCATCAGATAACGATGTGCTTTTGAGGCGGCGCTGGCCGCTTTGAAAACATAGCGCTTATCATTTTTCAGCGCCTGGAGCCATGAGGCAATATAGCTTTCATGCTGAACCTCTCCGATGATCCCCAGATCCGCCATCAGAAAAGCACTTCCCAGCTCCGCCACTAATTCCTCCTCCGCATAATCTGCACTGCCAAACTTCCCTTTCATTTCACGGTTAAGTCGTTTTTTACCACCGCTCCAGTGAACCAGCTCATGTAGGCCAGTAGCATAGAAATTGGCTGCATCTGAAAACAGATGGCGCTCCGGTAGCCAGACTTCATCGGTTGAGGGTCTGAAAAAGGCGTTTTGTCCTTTCTCAATGATGTTTGCGCCGCTCTTCTGGAACAGATTTTCAGCCTCCGGCAACGGGTCAAAGGTTGCTTCCGGGCTGACTGTTTCAGTTGTCAGAGGCAAGCCGTCAATTTGCTGAACGTTAAACACGTTGAAAGTTTTCAGCATCGGGATCTGGTCGATTTCACCGTCTTCGTTTTCTTTCTCTAAGGTTGTATAGAAAATTGCCGTCGTGCCGTGCTCGCCTTTGCGAACCTGCCCACCTACTGCCTGCGCCTGTTTGTAGGTCATCCAGCGTGAATCACCGAAGCCCTGTTCTGATGCACTGCACCACAACAGCATGATATTCATTCCGCTATACGAGATACCGGTTGCGAAGTTGGAAGGCAACCCAGACATGCCCGGCACTCGTTGCCACGGGCAAGACCACGGTTTTACACCAGCTTCAAGCGCGGTAATGATGCTGTCGGTGACGGTCTGGTAAATATCGGTTTTAGTTTTGGAAAATTTCGTTTTTGAGGAGCCTGACTGCTCCAGCGGGGATACGCTGGTCGCCGCTGCGGCGTTAGGGGCGCTAGTCTGGGTATGCAGGGAAATGGTCATGGTTTTTTCTCCGTCAGTGGTGTGATTTTCGTCTTCGTATCGCCTGACGGTTCGCTTTTCCGGCATCGTTCCGGCACGCAAGGGCGCAGAATGCGTGCCATTTACCCTTGCGGGACGGGTTGTGTTGGGAAACGATTAACCGGAAGCTGATATGGGAACGGAAATCACGCCGGAGAAAAAACTGCCCCCTGCATAGACGGGCGTAGCGCCCATTGCTCTGTAGCGGTGAATGTCGATATAACGGAGAGCAGGTCACTAGTACCTGCTAGTTGATTTGCTCAAAAGAGGCATTATTGTCCCTAGAGAGCATTCAGTCTAATATAGGCTTCATTAAATAAATCGAACTTTCAGTGGCAAAGCAGTGATTCAAAATGATCAATTGGGAAACATATAATCACGTGCTTCGTCAATGGAGCCTGTTGACAATCTGAGGCCTCAACGACGATACCTTTGCCCCACGTGAAGATGAAAGCAATGAGGAAAGTCTCTGGCGGGCTACAGCGAGAGGTAAAAAAACTGAGAGGGAAATCAGCGTATGCCCCACAGCCGACACCTAGTAGTAGACACGGATTGTACACGAACATATCACCAAATGGCATAATGGATACACATGCATTGCCGAGGCTGATGAACTATACATGTGGACATAAGATCAGCATTGAGGGGCGACATCTACGATATGGGTTACTTCCATAACGGTCTGAA encodes the following:
- a CDS encoding TrbG/VirB9 family P-type conjugative transfer protein, with protein sequence DYSLELNVLENDSPSQAFIIRFRYPDVERRRSEAASAARLKLLRETQEKQQIETAFEQSTTPRNWLYTKRVAAGSTSIAPDFAYDDGRFIYLGFSPVKILPSIFRIINGQEQTVTPRIAKHGNYTVVVVRALSPQLVLRYGSAVVGIENTSFGNATVGSGDTVSPVVTLEAK
- the virB10 gene encoding VirB10/TraB/TrbI family type IV secretion system protein, whose amino-acid sequence is MTDKSIPETTEKTVAELEAEARERARSAMASQAPEQNTPPGQPEVTRFKKASSRRTLLVSLLSLGALIALALGGDRFLVALKQRDNKAVETPAPPSASTGQHERKNLGMDNNPFGLFSQDKQETATDNHPIQTASPSEPPALNKAAALVDSPSSAAESTQRGNTQASQTAPSGTQSKDTPATMSGTETNDVNPGVAKVTSVRRLGLDPNLYLPVDRYIPCSMMQRFVSDVGGRISCLIGEDVYSANHYVKLLPAGTVARGIYRTGALQHGRSRMFVIWTELRTPEPGSLQIPLVDTEATGPLGEAGISGWIDTHFWERFGNALMLSTVQDVAAAASDSAPGKDRNTDYTENTRAAASEMAKTALENSINIPPTMYLNQGDVIGIMTGTDIDFSSVYQLRLKKRWYER
- the virB11 gene encoding P-type DNA transfer ATPase VirB11, producing the protein MNAENLSLDFMKNQLFGDYLKLDGLTEIAINRPGEIHTKINGRWQKHDSPVTLRQCHAFAKALASWNEDNIDDTSPILSATLGSGERVQTIIPPACERDTVSITLRNPSFEQKTHQSWIDAGFYNRIAGKERNEGKDDELTRCYNNGDIPSFIEKAVEYGKTIFIVGETGSGKTTYMKTLLHYIPSHLRLTTIEDNPEIRFYHHANYVHLFYPADAGDDAIITPGKLIRANYRMNPDRILLAEIRGREAWDALKIIGSGHEGLITSLHAGSPEECIEGIIDRCYENPDCKNIPFDVLLRKVLKCVDIIVSVDIHGDIRRMGDIYFKPIHLHQMKETFR
- a CDS encoding TrbM/KikA/MpfK family conjugal transfer protein, which produces MKTILFTACLFCMNLLLPSIVMAADACEIVLCLYGKATGNGGGNECQSAEHSFFTIVKKNRHGFHPSRTADARKALLLECKSVDPKIIDQIINKFGRVRN
- a CDS encoding type IV secretory system conjugative DNA transfer family protein, which codes for MMLNKLSISLSPIVNGVLSFIDVMQQHQLMLALLSGLTLPFFASMKIDDRQKAPLWKKLIITFSLLCFLFGTVGPLLISVFRWLYNVRILTRIPILDWSILIIFTVAGLILHISLRRALTPELDKIKKRLIKKTSLERELRTDVRTVKSLLPETLHYNPLDYINLNKGIFIGIDRDEKPMYLPLKDWQRQHADIIGTTGAGKGVATGILLYQSILAGEGVFIMDPKDDEWATHLYRKACEDAGKPFALIDLRKTQYQLNLIENITPDELEELFVAGFSLAEKGQESDFYRIDDRKAARMAAQFVSSHPSSTIRDIYNGEYVQGIAEDIKAFFGKIEELALLNAINAPTGFSLQSVFGEGGCCYIIGSMRNSKIITAQRMLLVRLYQLAERRDRVKETPRPIAIFLDELKYHLSKPALEGLGAARDKGVHIIMAHQSVADLKDCPADLKGDAVVGAVVENAKFKLVYRVMDPDTAEWVARMSGTILVDDEIRKAKTDAVLTETIDGERTIRQAERFFIDSNMILNLPDFVSFIFTTRTLPSASLISPIKVQKRELEIYSVSPDIAASAVPAKIALDFDEEGATSASTTNVAATQPDLLFEGESKSAKPRSDDDETPSLLNF
- the mobC gene encoding MobC family replication-relaxation protein; amino-acid sequence: MLIATHSERTARNSEKIKRLLNFLKEETYSDFKTLMLLFGFRDHKSLYTLLTKIERMGLIQKHVFESRTMKMSLWGITSDGLAIVLTPDDGIFPARFEPSKITGWTLEHHLDNQVARLILEKKGASRWVNGDRSTFLSQYQVKHRPDGLITLPDGQVIAVETERRLKTKARYQTIIASHLLARTQKNWIYVFYIVPDLQKKRALELLFGSIKHVIINHQPIPLEARHRNVFRIYTLDELRQLEPRQYS
- a CDS encoding nucleotidyltransferase domain-containing protein, whose amino-acid sequence is MKVADNKDIPLPGSVEIQPEFWLVIEDVVSRLTLSFHEIIHSIYVYGSVAEGRAKTGKSDLDMTIIFRQKLAQTTTEQLAKIHAELERNNSTVSKIDFDCGFLEEVLSQDNILSWGYWLKHHCRCVYGEDLSQYFQPFKPSRAIAVAVNGDFQQVLSRLITQMKMSSDVIKKQQLLCSAARKLIRSTNILRNEQDDEWPDSLNEHRNWFIARYPSLEKDIDDLMAIGTGGRGNLNDYEKRLITFASWLNAEFLRY
- a CDS encoding CcdB family protein, whose amino-acid sequence is MQFSVYGNTGKSVVYPLLLDVTSDIIGQLNRRIVIPLLPIEKYPAGRRPDRLVPVVMLTDDKEYAVMTHELASIPVQALGAVFCDASQYRSQIKAAIDFLIDGF
- a CDS encoding type II toxin-antitoxin system CcdA family antitoxin, with the translated sequence MTAKQRNTQSVTMTVERALLVRAREAGINLSATLSTALDAELRRHEAKIWQEENREAIDALNRFHDENGCFSDEYRTF
- a CDS encoding ArdC family protein; protein product: MTISLHTQTSAPNAAAATSVSPLEQSGSSKTKFSKTKTDIYQTVTDSIITALEAGVKPWSCPWQRVPGMSGLPSNFATGISYSGMNIMLLWCSASEQGFGDSRWMTYKQAQAVGGQVRKGEHGTTAIFYTTLEKENEDGEIDQIPMLKTFNVFNVQQIDGLPLTTETVSPEATFDPLPEAENLFQKSGANIIEKGQNAFFRPSTDEVWLPERHLFSDAANFYATGLHELVHWSGGKKRLNREMKGKFGSADYAEEELVAELGSAFLMADLGIIGEVQHESYIASWLQALKNDKRYVFKAASAASKAHRYLMDKI